The proteins below come from a single Roseiflexus sp. RS-1 genomic window:
- a CDS encoding anti-sigma factor family protein has product MTGCYDDGALRAGLDGELPAEALRAQQAHLAVCAACRARRAELHALADQTTLLLHSLPPDVPAALAAVRQQIDRERPASAGGRSLYRQSSQRSISMTSTRVWRPWMGWAAALAVVVALLALPPVRAAADQLLNIFRVQNVVFVPVSRERMEQLQQLNFDGETLFVTPPQQTSGSREMRRVASLDEAAALVGFTPAQPGLSRPITQTEFAVSDRATFEFQVNVESARELLRLAGVNDVVLPDALGAAPIVAAMSPAVTARYAGDGYEVMLVQGVSPQVTLPDGVEMQQLGYAALRMLGMDARQAATLAAQIDWRTTLVFPFPADINSLRQVSVGGAPGLLVSGEYDGERYQSLYWQRGERFYVLSGRGLSTDAFLAAAESVR; this is encoded by the coding sequence ATGACCGGATGCTACGATGACGGCGCATTGCGCGCCGGATTGGATGGCGAACTCCCGGCGGAGGCGTTGCGCGCGCAGCAGGCGCACCTTGCCGTCTGCGCCGCATGTCGCGCGCGTCGAGCGGAACTGCACGCACTGGCGGATCAGACGACATTGCTGTTGCACTCATTGCCGCCAGATGTCCCCGCAGCACTGGCTGCGGTGCGCCAGCAGATCGACCGGGAGCGACCGGCGTCTGCTGGCGGTCGTTCATTGTACCGTCAATCATCACAAAGGAGTATTTCCATGACCTCGACACGAGTATGGCGTCCCTGGATGGGATGGGCGGCTGCGCTGGCAGTCGTCGTTGCGCTGCTGGCATTGCCGCCGGTGCGCGCTGCTGCCGATCAACTGCTGAACATTTTCCGCGTCCAGAATGTGGTGTTCGTTCCCGTCTCACGTGAACGGATGGAGCAGTTGCAGCAACTCAACTTCGACGGCGAAACCCTGTTCGTTACGCCGCCGCAGCAGACCAGCGGATCGCGTGAGATGCGCAGGGTGGCGTCGCTCGACGAAGCGGCGGCGCTCGTCGGGTTCACGCCAGCTCAGCCCGGTCTGTCGCGTCCAATCACGCAGACCGAGTTTGCCGTCTCCGACCGCGCAACCTTCGAGTTTCAGGTGAACGTCGAATCGGCGCGTGAACTGCTCCGTCTTGCCGGTGTGAATGATGTTGTGCTGCCAGACGCGCTCGGCGCCGCGCCGATCGTGGCTGCGATGTCGCCCGCAGTGACTGCCCGGTATGCCGGCGACGGGTATGAGGTGATGCTGGTGCAGGGGGTCAGTCCGCAGGTCACGCTTCCCGACGGCGTGGAGATGCAGCAGTTGGGGTACGCCGCTCTGCGGATGCTCGGCATGGATGCGCGCCAGGCGGCGACACTGGCAGCACAGATCGACTGGCGCACCACGCTGGTCTTTCCCTTCCCGGCGGATATTAACTCGCTGCGGCAGGTGTCGGTCGGCGGGGCGCCGGGATTGCTGGTGAGCGGTGAGTACGACGGAGAGCGGTACCAGAGCCTCTACTGGCAGCGCGGCGAGCGGTTCTACGTTCTGTCGGGACGTGGTTTGTCCACCGACGCATTCCTGGCAGCGGCGGAGTCGGTGCGGTAG